A single genomic interval of Dromiciops gliroides isolate mDroGli1 chromosome 1, mDroGli1.pri, whole genome shotgun sequence harbors:
- the LOC122750132 gene encoding transmembrane protein 258-like gives MSRYTSPVNPAVFPYLTVVLLAIGMFFTAWFFVYEVASTKYPQDIYKELLISLMASLFTGFGVLLLLPWVGIYVCVNDSRFCLREVTDILPFVSLSFCTIAKHTAF, from the coding sequence ATGAGCAGATACACCAGTCCGGTGAACCCGGCGGTCTTCCCCTATCTCACGGTGGTGCTGCTGGCCATCGGCATGTTCTTCACCGCCTGGTTCTTCGTCTATGAGGTCGCCTCCACCAAGTACCCGCAGGACATCTACAAGGAGCTGCTCATCTCCCTGATGGCCTCGCTCTTCACGGGCTTCGGGGTCCTTCTCCTGCTGCCCTGGGTCGGcatctatgtgtgtgtgaatgactCAAGGTTCTGTCTACGTGAGGTCACCGACATCCTGCcttttgtttccctcagtttttgtACCATTGCTAAACACACTGCCTTCTAA